The Paramisgurnus dabryanus chromosome 1, PD_genome_1.1, whole genome shotgun sequence genome includes a window with the following:
- the gucy2g gene encoding guanylate cyclase 2G — translation MTGGLHLHIYAPTYWWVLIFVSFSALTNFVICNKETQIKVTVGLQAPLNISYPFSLLRLGSAVQIAIDKINTNPALSGNFSFDFVYADTDCNAKTSLRIFLDQVMKQNVTALFGPPCPEEAEVTGLIASTWNIPMFGFVGQTPKMDNAQVYDTYIKIVPPLKRVGEILVKTLDFFGWKYVGMIGGGADTNTWDSVDALWKNVEQQLRAKVTITAGIKFDTSDPELVHKNLQLISRVARVVVVLANGVDTTALMLEAQRQGMMNGEYVFLLVQQFEDNLWKSALGQTNETILKAFDMVFVLAQKSYDGYDYYDFFEQAYDRLQGAPFYSNLSSENEVSSYAAYLHDSVLLYAMGLKEAFKNGKDIRHGREIVQKLRDRASIRFYGASGLVHFDEFGERNLDYSVFDLQQTEGVIKFVPVLDFDSHTKMIKPTLRFSNVFWPTGKPPPDNPDCGFNNELCEWLENEISLLVLLVALPVFGVMAVALVTLLMVQKLRLQTRLDESNWWLIDYNDITILKEPKGTQTLSAKSTPSKCGSGGSQSIFSSNSYGFKGSGKEAIYTTIGIYQGNEVGIKYLKNQILTNIKKPSVIAEFNMLKEIKHENLVQFFGVCIEPPNVCIVMQYCKKGSLKDVLQSNEIDLDWMFKLSFAYDIVNGMEYIHKSSLRSHGNLKPSTCLVDSRLQIKLSGFGLWEFKHGTKYRLIPLENPKYEEMYYTAPEFLREIYFPFNGTQKGDIYSFAIIMREIMYSTETGPYHDVHLEPKEIIKQLRTPMSEDPLRPTLLADICDERLIPLLKACWSENPEHRPPFTTIRRRLREAIPEGHVNILDNMVNKLEKYANHLEEVVEERTNQLTAEKTRADKLLSSMLPRYIADELMAGKSVEPKSYDMVSIFFSDIVGFTNMCSISSALEVVTLLNDLYSLFDEIIKLYDVYKVETIGDAYMVASGLPIINNGHAEEISTMALHFLYAIKRFKIRHLPNEKLALRIGINSGPVVAGVVGSTMPRYCLFGDTVNTASRMESNSLPLRIHVSQSTAEILIKTGNFELEERGDIEIKGKGTQKTFWLKNKTGFKLPPTGQDYDAKLKSISDEKTKAASTNDGENKERRTIQRSPGIAKMSEMHTLTVPDI, via the exons ATGACAGGAGGACTACATTTACACATATACGCTCCCACATACTGGTGGGTGCtgatttttgtttctttttccgCTCTTACAAACTTTGTTATTTGCAACAAAGAGACCCAGATAAAGGTCACTGTTGGGCTTCAGGCTCCTCTGAACATTTCCTATCCATTCAGTTTGCTTAGATTGGGGTCTGCAGTGCAGATAGCCATAGATAAGATCAACACAAATCCAGCTCTCAGTGGAAATTTCAGCTTTGATTTTGTGTACGCGGACACAGATTGTAATGCAAAGACGTCTCTCCGAATATTTCTGGATCAAGTGATGAAACAAAATGTGACGGCGCTATTTGGACCACCTTGTCCTGAAGAGGCTGAA GTCACTGGGCTCATAGCATCCACGTGGAACATTCCAATGTTCGGCTTTGTTGGCCAGACACCGAAAATGGATAATGCTCAGGTGTATGACACCTATATAAAAATTGTACCACCACTTAAGAGGGTTGGAGAAATCCTGGTTAAAACACTGGATTTCTTTGGGTGGAAGTATGTCGGTATGATCGGAGGGGGCGCGGACACAAACACGTGGGACAGCGTTGATGCTCTTTGGAAGAATGTGGAACAGCAGCTCAGAGCTAAAGTAACAATCACCGCTGGAATTAAGTTTGACACCAGTGACCCAGAATTGGTACACAAAAACCTACAACTGATTTCAAGGGTTGCAAGAG TGGTGGTTGTGCTGGCTAATGGTGTAGACACCACAGCTCTGATGTTAGAAGCTCAGAGACAGGGGATGATGAATGGAGAGTATGTTTTCCTTCTCGTTCAGCAGTTTGAG GATAACCTGTGGAAATCTGCTTTGGGTCAAACAAATGAAACAATCCTAAAGGCCTTTGACATGGTGTTTGTACTCGCTCAGAAATCCTATGATGGTTATGACTATTATGACTTCTTCGAGCAGGCTTACGATAGGTTACAAGGAGCACCATTTTACAGTAACCTGTCCTCAGAAAATGAG GTAAGCTCCTACGCAGCTTATTTACATGATTCTGTACTGCTGTATGCTATGGGTCTAAAAGAAGCCtttaaaaatggtaaagatATCCGTCATGGACGAGAGATCGTCCAGAAACTCAGAGACAGGGCCAGCATCAGGTTTTATG GGGCTTCAGGTTTGGTTCACTTTGATGAATTTGGAGAGAGGAACCTAGACTATTCAGTATTTGACCTGCAGCAAACAGAAGGCGTCATCAAATTTGTTCCTGTATTGGATTTTGACAGCCATACAAAAATGATCAA ACCCACATTACGCTTTTCTAATGTCTTTTGGCCAACTGGAAAACCTCCACCAGATAATCCAGACTGCGGTTTCAATAACGAACTCTGCGAATGGTTGGAAAACG AGATATCTCTACTCGTGTTGTTGGTGGCTCTGCCTGTGTTTGGAGTGATGGCTGTGGCTTTGGTCACTTTGCTGATGGTTCAGAAGCTCCGCCTACAAACTCGCCTGGATGAGTCCAACTGGTGGCTTATTGACTACAATGACATAACTATCCTCAAAGAGCCTAAA GGAACCCAGACACTGTCTGCTAAGTCAACACCAAGCAAATGTGGCAGTGGAGGATCTCAGTCTATCTTCTCCTCAAACAGTTATGGTTTTAAAGGAAGCGGAAAAGAAGCCATCTACACCACTATCGGTATCTATCAG GGAAACGAGGTGGGCATAAAATACTTGAAAAATCAAATCCTCACCAATATCAAGAAGCCGTCTGTTATTGCAGAATTCAATATG ttaaaagaaataaaacacgAGAACCTGGTCCAGTTCTTCGGTGTGTGTATTGAGCCTCCAAACGTCTGTATTGTAATGCAGTACTGCAAGAAAGGAAGTCTGAAG GATGTTCTCCAGAGCAACGAGATCGATCTGGACTGGATGTTCAAATTATCCTTTGCCTATGATATTGTTAAT GGTATGGAGTACATACACAAGAGCAGTCTAAGGTCTCATGGAAATCTAAAACCCAGCACTTGTCTGGTAGACAGCAGGCTGCAGATCAAGCTGTCTGGATTTGGTCTGTGGGAATTCAAACATGGAACCAAATACAGATTAATCCCACTGGAGAATCCAAAGTATGAAGAAATGTACTATACTGCACCAGAGTTTTTAAGAGAAATCTATTTCCCATTTAATGGCACGCAGAAGGGAGATATCTACAGTTTTGCCATAATAATGCGGGAGATAATGTACAGTACAGAGACAGGCCCATACCACGATGTTCATCTAGAACCAAAAG AGATTATCAAGCAGTTAAGGACCCCCATGTCCGAAGACCCCCTTAGACCCACCCTGCTTGCTGATATCTGTGATGAACGCCTGATACCTTTGCTAAAGGCCTGCTGGAGTGAGAATCCAGAACACAGACCACCGTTCACCACTATCAGGAGACGTCTGCGTGAAGCCATCCCTGAAGG TCATGTCAACATCCTGGATAACATGGTGAATAAACTTGAGAAATATGCCAATCATCTGGAAGAGGTTGTGGAGGAGAGAACCAATCAGCTCACGGCAGAAAAGACCAGAGCTGATAAGCTTCTCTCTAGCATGCTGCCCAG GTATATTGCAGATGAGCTAATGGCTGGAAAATCAGTGGAGCCCAAAAGTTACGATATGGTGTCCATCTTTTTCTCTGACATTGTGGGGTTTACCAACATGTGCTCCATTAGCTCGGCTCTGGAGGTGGTCACGCTCCTCAATGACCTCTACAGTCTGTTTGATGAGATCATCAAGCTATACGATGTCTACAAG GTGGAGACGATTGGAGATGCATACATGGTAGCCAGCGGGCTGCCTATCATTAATAATGGCCATGCTGAGGAGATCTCTACGATGGCCCTCCACTTCCTCTATGCCATCAAAAGATTCAAAATTAGGCATTTGCCGAATGAGAAACTGGCCTTACGGATTGGGATCAATTCTG GCCCAGTGGTTGCTGGAGTTGTGGGTAGCACGATGCCCCGGTACTGTTTGTTTGGGGATACAGTGAACACGGCTTCCAGAATGGAGAGCAACAGTCTTC caCTGAGAATCCACGTCTCTCAAAGCACCGCGGAAATTCTCATAAAGACTGGAAACTTTGAACTGGAGGAGAGAGGCGATATTGAGATCAAG GGAAAGGGA
- the zdhhc6 gene encoding palmitoyltransferase ZDHHC6, whose product MNILSAIIVFENLHEVKRLCHWGPIIALTVIGVCSSMAVLDSIIWYWPLDTTGGSINFIMLINWTVLILYNYFNAMFVGPGYIPLEWKPEKQQDMMHLQFCRVCQGFKAPRSHHCRKCNRCVMKMDHHCPWINNCCGHLNHAYFTSFLLLAPLGCMHSAFIFVMTMYTQLYDRISFGWSSVKIDMSSARHIHRPIMPFSIAAFAATLFALGLALGTTIAVGMLFYIQMKVIFRNKTSIEAWIEEKAKDRIQYYQTGEEFIFPYDLGSRLKNFKQVFTWSGTPVGDGIEWPVHEKCNQYTLTIEQLKQKHDKRQRSVEYRVVEDYNGACCPMGKGLNTFFRTPCTEEPRIKLTNGETIFATRGTKWWMYGDKAINEEQIKAGVRIRGWFPRRCVEKCHYDSASNSTSDEKKEQ is encoded by the exons atgaacatTTTATCTGCTATAATCGTGTTTGAGAACCTCCATGAGGTAAAAAGACTCTGTCACTGGGGTCCGATCATCGCTCTCACTGTCATCGGTGTTTGCTCGTCCATGGCCGTTTTGGACTCAATTATCTGGTACTGGCCACTGGACACCACTGGAGGGAGCATTAATTTCATCATGCTTATCAACTGGACCGTCCTCATTCTTTACAACTACTTCAATGCCATGTTCGTGGGCCCTGGCTACATTCCTCTGGAGTGGAAACCA GAGAAGCAACAAGACATGATGCATTTACAGTTCTGTAGAGTGTGCCAAGGTTTCAAAGCCCCTAGGTCGCATCACTGCCGCAAGTGTAACAG GTGTGTGATGAAAATGGATCATCATTGTCCATGGATCAACAACTGCTGTGGGCATTTAAATCATGCATACTTCACCAGCTTTCTCCTGCTTGCTCCCCTGGGCTGCATGCATTCTGCCTTTATATTTGTCATGACAATGTACACTCAGCTGTATGACCGG ATCTCTTTTGGGTGGAGCTCTGTGAAGATTGACATGAGCTCTGCCCGACACATCCACCGTCCCATAATGCCTTTTAGCATCGCAGCTTTTGCAGCCACTCTCTTTGCCTTAGGACTGGCACTGGGTACCACAATAGCTGTTGGTATGCTGTTTTATATACAG ATGAAGGTGATCTTTCGGAACAAAACCTCAATCGAAGCATGGATCGAGGAGAAA GCCAAAGACAGAATTCAGTACTACCAAACCGGTGAAGAGTTCATCTTCCCTTATGACCTGGGCAGCAGATTGAAGAACTTCAAGCAGGTGTTCACCTGGTCTGGAACCCCAGTGGGAGACGGGATCGAATGGCCTGTGCACGAAAAGTGTAACCAGTACACTTTAACT ATTGAGCAGTTAAAGCAAAAACACGATAAACGTCAAAGAAGT GTGGAATACAGAGTAGTTGAGGACTACAACGGGGCTTGTTGCCCTATGGGAAAGGGCCTAAATACGTTCTTTAGGACTCCTTGTACAGAAGAGCCCAGAATCAAACTGACCAACGGAGAGACCATCTTTGCTACAAGAGGAACAAA GTGGTGGATGTATGGAGACAAGGCTATAAATGAGGAACAGATAAAAG CTGGAGTTCGTATTAGAGGATGGTTTCCACGCCGATGTGTCGAGAAGTGTCACTATGACTCTGCGAGTAATTCGACGAGTGATGAAAAGAAGGAACAGTGA
- the acsl5 gene encoding long-chain-fatty-acid--CoA ligase 5, which yields MDFLFEFLFTPLSTSGLVFLFSLAAVALLHLNTRPKPMHPPTDLNRQSVGIAGGARKSALMKDDNLISYLHEDAKTLYEVFKRGLHVSGNGPCLGYRKKGQPYQWLKYKQVSDRAEFLGSGLIHRGLKPSQESFIGIFAQNRPEWIISELACYTYSMVAVPLYDTLGPEALVFIINRAKISTVVCDKQDKAEILLANSEKNLTPVLKTIILMDPYDAALTERGSKIGVDVLSLKDVEALGKNNLQQPNPPKPEDLSIICFTSGTTGDPKGAMLTHENVVADAAGVVKIFESVFVALPSDVSISFLPLAHMFERVVQTVLYGAGGRVGFFQGDIRLLPDDMKVLQPTVFPVVPRLLNRIYDKIQSGAQTPFKKTLLNFAIKRKHAEVKQGIIRNDSLWDKLIFHKVQASLGGRVRVMVTGAAPISSSVLTFLRASLGCQIFEAYGQTECTAGCTFSMPGDWTTGHVGTPFPCNFVKLVDVEEMNYFASNDEGEVCIKGKNVFVGYLNDPERTAEALDEDGWLHTGDVGKWLPSGVLKIIDRKKNIFKLAQGEYIAPEKIENVYIRSAPVAQIFVHGDSLQSCLVGIVVPDPEVLPGFAEKLGAKGSIEDLCKNQDVKKAIIADLIKLGREAGLKSFEQVKDLYLHPEMFSIENGLLTPTLKAKRADLIKYFKAQIDSLYANI from the exons ATGGATTTCTTATTTGAGTTCCTTTTTACCCCGCTGTCCACTTCAGGATTGGTTTTCCTGTTTAGTCTTGCAGCTGTAGCCCTGTTGCATCTGAACACTAGACCTAAACCAATGCATCCACCAACAGACCTCAACCGGCAGAGTGTTGGTATAGCG GGTGGTGCTAGAAAATCAGCACTCATGAAAGATGACAACTTGATCTCATACTTGCACGAGGATGCCAAAACTCTATACGAGGTTTTCAAAAGAGGGCTTCACGTCTCAG GAAATGGGCCGTGTCTGGGGTACAGAAAGAAAGGGCAACCTTATCAGTGGCTAAAATACAAACAG GTTTCAGACAGAGCTGAATTCCTGGGATCTGGACTCATTCACCGTGGCCTAAAGCCATCACAAGAATCATTCATCGGCATCTTTGCCCAGAACAGACCAGAG TGGATTATCTCTGAACTGGCCTGCTATACATATTCCATGGTGGCTGTTCCTCTTTACGACACCTTGGGACCTGAAGCCCTTGTGTTCATCATTAATAGAG CAAAGATATCCACAGTAGTGTGTGATAAGCAAGATAAGGCAGAAATTCTGCTGGCTAACAGTGAGAAAAACCTCACGCCTGTTTTAAAAACCATCATCCTCATGGACCCTTATGATGCTGCATTGACTGAGAGAGGATCTAAGATTGGAGTGGATGTTCTGTCTTTGAAAGATGTAGAG GCCCTGGGAAAAAACAATCTTCAGCAGCCAAAT ccACCCAAACCAGAAGACTTAAGTATAATTTGCTTTACCAGTGGAACAACTG GGGATCCAAAGGGCGCCATGCTTACCCATGAAAATGTGGTTGCTGATGCAGCTGGTGTGGTCAAGATCTTTGAG AGCGTCTTTGTGGCGTTGCCATCTGATGTGTCCATCTCGTTTTTGCCGCTGGCTCACATGTTTGAGAGAGTCGTACAG ACAGTGTTGTATGGTGCTGGAGGTAGAGTTGGGTTCTTTCAAGGTGATATCAGACTTCTTCCAGATGACATGAAAGTCCTACAGCCCACCGTATTCCCAGTGGTTCCACGTCTTCTGAATCGGATTTATGACAAG ATCCAAAGTGGAGCCCAGACTCCGTTTAAGAAAACACTTTTAAACTTCGCCATCAAGAGGAAACATGCCGAGGTGAAACAGGGGATCATCAGGAACGACAGCTTATGGGACAAACTCATCTTCCACAAAGTGCAG GCGTCTCTCGGTGGCCGTGTGAGAGTGATGGTGACTGGGGCCGCCCCCATCTCTTCCTCTGTGCTCACTTTCCTCAGGGCGTCACTCGGGTGCCAG ATTTTCGAGGCATACGGCCAGACCGAATGCACAGCTGGCTGCACTTTCTCCATGCCTGGTGACTGGACCACTG GCCATGTTGGAACTCCTTTTCCATGtaattttgtgaaacttgttGATGTGGAGGAAATGAATTACTTCGCATCCAACGATGAAGGGGAG GTTTGCATAAAAgggaaaaatgtgtttgtcgGATACCTCAATGACCCAGAAAGGACAGCAGAGGCTTTGGACGAAGACGGTTGGCTGCATACTGGGGACGTAGGCAAATGGCTGCCG AGTGGAGTCTTGAAGATTATTGACCGAAAGAAGAATATCTTCAAACTGGCCCAAGGCGAATACATTGCACCAGAAAAGATcgaaaatgtttacattcggaGTGCTCCAGTTGCCCAAATATTTGTGCATGGTGACAGCTTACAG TCCTGTTTGGTAGGCATTGTGGTGCCAGATCCTGAGGTGTTACCAGGTTTTGCAGAAAAATTGGGAGCGAAAGGTTCAATAGAGGATCTGTGTAAAAATCAG gaTGTTAAGAAAGCCATCATTGCTGACCTTATAAAACTGGGACGTGAAGCAGGACTGAAGTCTTTTGAACAA GTGAAAGATCTGTACCTGCATCCAGAGATGTTCTCTATAGAAAATGGTCTCCTCACTCCAACACTTAAAGCCAAAAGGGCTGATCTCATCAAATACTTCAAAGCTCAGATAGACAGTCTTTATGCTAATATATAA